The genomic DNA GTCCACCCGCCGAGGGCGATGCCCGAAACTCCCGGCCACGCGGGTGCCCCCGCGTCGGCACTGTCGTTTAGCCTGCTGACGCAGGCCGACGGGGCGGCAGTCCTCTACTCGGAGACGACCGGGCACGGGTACGTGAACGACTCCGCGACGGCCGTAGGCGAGTGGACGGCCACGTACGATCGGCTGCGCGCTTCGGCCGAGTCGGGGATCCGGTCACTGCGCCTCATCCACTCGATCATGGAGGAGCACGCGGATGAGCGGCACGCCAAACCCGCGTGACCTGCGTTGGATCAGCAGCACATACAGCGACGCTCAGGGCGGCAACTGCGTCCAGTGGGCAT from Streptomyces sp. CMB-StM0423 includes the following:
- a CDS encoding Scr1 family TA system antitoxin-like transcriptional regulator — protein: MPETPGHAGAPASALSFSLLTQADGAAVLYSETTGHGYVNDSATAVGEWTATYDRLRASAESGIRSLRLIHSIMEEHADERHAKPA